From the genome of Streptomyces sp. S4.7:
CGACGAGGACGTCCTCGGCTTTCTGCGCGAGCGCGAGATCGTCGACGGCGCGACGCTCGACTGGCTCGCCGGCTACCGCTTCAGCGGGGACATCTGGGGCTACCGGGAGGGCGAGGTGTACTTCCCCGGCTCGCCGATCCTGCGGGTCGAGGGCTCCTTCGCCGAATGCGTGCTGCTGGAGACCGTGATCCTGTCGATCCTCAACCACGACTCGGCGATCGCCGCCGCCGCGTCCCGGATGTCGGCCGCGGCCGGCGGGCGCCCGCTGATCGAGATGGGCGCGCGCCGCACGCACGAACTGGCCGCCGTCGCCGCGTCGCGCGCCGCGTACGTGGGCGGCTTCGACACCACGTCGGACCTGGCGGCCGGGTTCCGTTACGGCATCCCGACGGTGGGCACCAGCGCGCACGCCTTCACGCTGCTGCACGACGACGAGCGGCACGCGTTCCAGGCCCAGGTCGACGCGCTCGGCAGCGGTACGACGCTGCTCGTGGACACCTACGACGTGGCGGAGGCGGTCCGGACGGCCGTGGACGTCGCGGGGCCCGAGCTGGGGGCCGTGCGCATCGACTCCGGCGACCTGCTGCTCGTCGCGCACCGGGTGCGGCAGCAACTGGACGAACTGGGCGCGGTGAACACCCGGATCGTGGTCACCTCCGACCTGGACGAGTACGCGATCGCCTCGCTGGCCGCGGCGCCGGTGGACGCCTACGGGGTCGGCACCCAGCTGGTCACCGGCAGCGGCAACCCGACCTGCTCCATGGTGTACAAACTGGTCGCCCGTGCCCACTCCGGCGATCCGAAGGCGCCGATGCACGCGGTGGCGAAGAAGGCGGTGGGCGGCAAGACGTCGATCGGCG
Proteins encoded in this window:
- a CDS encoding nicotinate phosphoribosyltransferase, encoding MNSADLENGLAKDEGGRRVGVPSTALFTDQYELTMLRAALRAGTAERRSVFEVFTRRLPEGRRYGVVAGTGRVLDAVENFRFDEDVLGFLREREIVDGATLDWLAGYRFSGDIWGYREGEVYFPGSPILRVEGSFAECVLLETVILSILNHDSAIAAAASRMSAAAGGRPLIEMGARRTHELAAVAASRAAYVGGFDTTSDLAAGFRYGIPTVGTSAHAFTLLHDDERHAFQAQVDALGSGTTLLVDTYDVAEAVRTAVDVAGPELGAVRIDSGDLLLVAHRVRQQLDELGAVNTRIVVTSDLDEYAIASLAAAPVDAYGVGTQLVTGSGNPTCSMVYKLVARAHSGDPKAPMHAVAKKAVGGKTSIGGRKWAARRVDAEGYAEAEVVGTGPVPADLLDRQLLVELVKGGEVVAREPLDAVRDRHVEARAALPMSAIQLSRGEPVIPTVYM